A region from the Triticum aestivum cultivar Chinese Spring chromosome 3D, IWGSC CS RefSeq v2.1, whole genome shotgun sequence genome encodes:
- the LOC123077866 gene encoding uncharacterized protein, translating into MPQDSFRSVVCRSLSKSHPSSSRSKDGSYPEGIQCDAPYVVTLQPTVCRSCQSQDWRPSQSNREGRSILSQRDYVMGSTLSRHFAEDLLRGAMDLQDSLVMLEKFQTVSQSMRQSTKQRRPGNGEESLDVSGIREALFEASIAKKLVPGSVSSRFDGQLRNSTDELKRVIKDSLYRAKLLSVSSNGEQLASLSQSSRSTPNSTAVSKSTKEKKVVPRSSSCPPVQPDKSKSPSLVPTNKTPSLVARLMGLEGLPPHNGNTAKKDETLKTVSSPRAQFDIDMPRSKPTPAEKLPRQSLGKDSQRKGKAGQEMMKTIQVKRLLNTMNSDEHKVQQRNLQMNFPYFHEDTLPSQDTSAATEVASVKSIQREQRMGQAQTKAPKDVKVVSHRTRKQHIEKTEINSRSSNKQKYHFADRKGERRKDVKAKTASASHTNAKLVKKTDKKSVASSSNPSTCRTMKPVLRRTPGSSIEKIVSSRNVNNSTLDDIVAYEVHREFIQTDCPSTEHSATPSDESCQSADWDTEPSIDDAQEDFSGCSEASLISSQSSPPINRTPKKEVEIKDEMNLLLLSSKSFVNQAAQLIGIDAYDYDHLIEQYKDTGKAEMGDRELYMDIAMEQLEQKHRQGISLYYTGFRTQKCGATPYFSLEALLGDISDGTRELKSYTDDKDDHGSGTKDSMSMKLERDLGCADVSINSVWDMGWQDWICMEETECWVRDVEESVLSLLIEEVALEMLAN; encoded by the exons ATGCCTCAAGACAGTTTCAGATCAGTGGTTTGCAGGTCCCTTTCAAAGAGTCACCCCTCCAGCTCCAGGAGCAAAGATGGCAGCTATCCCGAAGGGATTCAGTGTGATGCCCCTTATGTTGTCACACTGCAACCCACGGTCTGCCGCAGCTGCCAAAGCCAGGATTGGCGCCCCTCGCAAAGCAACCGGGAGGGGAGGTCCATCTTATCGCAAAGAGATTACGTGATGGGTTCCACACTCTCGAGGCATTTCGCCGAGGACCTCCTGAGAGGCGCCATGGACCTCCAGGACTCCCTTGTCATGCTTGAGAAGTTCCAAACTGTGTCACAGAGCATGCGGCAATCAACTAAGCAGAGAAGGCCAGGGAATGGCGAGGAATCGTTGGACGTGAGCGGAATCCGGGAAGCACTCTTCGAAGCATCAATCGCCAAGAAGCTGGTCCCTGGAAGTGTCAGCAGTAGATTCGACGGGCAACTAAGGAATTCTACCGACGAGCTGAAGAGAGTGATCAAGGACAGCCTTTACAGGGCGAAACTCTTGTCAGTGTCCTCCAATGGTGAGCAGCTGGCCTCCTTGAGCCAGTCATCACGGAGCACGCCAAACAGTACCGCCGTATCCAAGTCTACTAAGGAGAAGAAGGTGGTGCCAAGATCATCATCCTGTCCACCTGTGCAACCTGACAAGTCCAAATCCCCAAGTTTGGTACCAACAAATAAAACCCCGAGTTTGGTAGCAAGGCTCATGGGTCTTGAAGGTTTGCCCCCACACAACGGAAATACCGCCAAGAAAGACGAGACACTCAAGACAGTAAGTTCACCAAGGGCGCAGTTTGATATTGACATGCCTAGGTCAAAACCAACACCAGCAGAAAAGCTACCAAGGCAATCATTAGGAAAGGACTCTCAGCGTAAGGGAAAGGCAGGGCAAGAGATGATGAAGACAATTCAAGTCAAGAGGCTTTTAAATACCATGAATTCTGATGAGCACAAGGTCCAGCAGCGCAATCTTCAGATGAATTTTCCTTATTTTCACGAGGACACCCTTCCTTCGCAAGATACCTCAGCGGCTACTGAAGTTGCTTCAGTGAAATCAATCCAAAGAGAACAAAGGATGGGCCAAGCTCAAACCAAAGCCCCCAAGGATGTGAAGGTTGTATCTCATAGAACTCGAAAGCAGCACATAGAAAAAACTGAGATCAACAGTAGAAGCAGCAATAAACAGAAATATCATTTTGCTGATAGGAAGGGAGAAAGGAGGAAGGATGTGAAGGCTAAGACAGCATCAGCATCTCACACTAATGCTAAATTAGTGAAAAAGACTGATAAGAAATCGGTTGCATCAAGTAGCAATCCTTCAACATGCCGTACAATGAAGCCGGTCTTACGAAGAACACCTGGTAGTTCTATAGAGAAGATAGTGTCAAGTAGAAATGTCAACAACTCAACtcttgatgacattgtg GCATATGAGGTGCACAGAGAGTTCATCCAAACTGATTGTCCATCCACAGAACATAGTGCGACACCTAGTGATGAAAGCTGCCAGAGCGCTGATTGGGACACAGAACCTTCCATCGATG ACGCTCAGGAAGATTTTAGCGGGTGCAGTGAAGCTTCACTGATTTCCAGCCAAAGCAGCCCACCAATAAACAGAACACCAAAAAAGGAAGTTGAAATAAAAGATGAGATGAATTTGCTTCTCCTAAGCAGCAAGTCATTCGTTAACCAAGCAGCACAACTCATAGGCATTGATGCATATGATTACGACCATCTGATCGAGCAATACAAGGATACTGGAAAGGCTGAAATGGGAGACCGTGAACTCTACATGGACATAGCAATGGAGCAACTGGAACAAAAACATCGTCAGGGGATTAGTCTGTATTACACTGGATTCAGGACCCAGAAATGCGGAGCAACACCATACTTCTCCCTGGAGGCATTGCTAGGTGATATCAGTGATGGAACACGGGAGCTGAAGAGCTACACCGATGACAAAGACGACCATGGCAGTGGCACCAAAGACAGCATGTCCATGAAGCTGGAGAGGGATCTTGGATGTGCGGACGTGTCGATCAACAGCGTGTGGGACATGGGGTGGCAGGACTGGATCTGCATGGAGGAAACAGAGTGCTGGGTGCGGGACGTCGAGGAGAGCGTTCTGTCCTTGCTCATTGAGGAGGTTGCTTTGGAAATGCTGGCAAACTGA